In the genome of Triticum urartu cultivar G1812 chromosome 5, Tu2.1, whole genome shotgun sequence, one region contains:
- the LOC125556284 gene encoding uncharacterized protein LOC125556284, with protein MAYPLVLSPGRFALAAATRVVAAPPASSPPARVCLLAPARTPRLARSTTVGPLRAHARLRFKQRAPADDGAAAKEACPRDPADKEGVAETDPYAKLWPWGDYFPDEDELRREDFATMQERFSRESTEAVAALKAMIAGVFRPLLDNFHHLRSLKTVYDTEDYHIGMPFGALIGCVGCYQLWRMDPSTFVSTALGYAFYKLSVVSLELRKQGFANDLITRLKFVIMLLIMAVTYNKKYSPLDAIMAPVFMLYSLTFACEVTGVKKQFKYAVPLLNIMLRHPEGRRELRAMLSEVELELVSECGIVVL; from the exons ATGGCCTACCCCCTCGTCCTGTCCCCCGGGAGGTTCGCTCTCGCCGCCGCCACGCGCGTTGTGGCGGCTCCGCCCGCTTCTTCCCCCCCTGCGCGCGTCTGTCTCCTCGCGCCCGCCCGCACGCCCCGCCTGGCGCGCTCGACGACGGTG GGGCCCTTGCGCGCGCACGCGCGCCTGAGATTCAAGCAGCGCGCTCCGGCGGACGACGGCGCCGCCGCCAAGGAGGCTTGCCCGCGCGACCCAGCGGATAAAGAGGGCGTCGCGGAGACCGACCCGTACGCCAAGCTGTGGCCGTGGGGggactacttccccgacgaagACGAATTACGCCGGGAGGACTTCGCCACCATGCAAGAACGGTTCTCGCGCGAATCTACGGAGGCGGTCGCGGCGCTAAAAGCCATGATCGCCGGCGTGTTCCGTCCACTCCTGGACAACTTCCACCACCTCCGGTCCCTGAAGACCGTCTACGACACGGAGGACTACCACATCGGCATGCCCTTCG GAGCGTTGATCGGCTGCGTCGGGTGCTATCAACTGTGGAGGATGGATCCGTCCACGTTTGTCAGCACCGCTCTCGGCTATGCGTTCTACAAGCTCAGCGTCGTCTCGTTGGAGCTCCGGAAACAGGGCTTTGCCAATGACCTCATCACCCGACTTAAATTTG TTATCATGCTCCTCATCATGGCCGTAACTTACAATAAAAAATATTCTCCACTTGATGCTATCAT GGCGCCTGTTTTTATGCTCTATTCATTGACATTTGCTTGTGAAGTGACTGGCGTCAAGAAGCAGTTCAAGTATGCTGTGCCGCTACTTAACATAATGCTAAGGCACCCAGAAGGAAGACGGGAGCTACGCGCAATGTTGTCTGAGGTTGAACTTGAACTTGTATCAGAGTGTGGGATCGTGGTCTTATAA